Proteins from a genomic interval of Gossypium hirsutum isolate 1008001.06 chromosome A09, Gossypium_hirsutum_v2.1, whole genome shotgun sequence:
- the LOC107889354 gene encoding protein disulfide-isomerase 5-2-like precursor (The RefSeq protein has 1 substitution compared to this genomic sequence), which produces MRLPMIIFLVLTIWKAGNGSRANELKADGKVLELDESNFDSAISSFDYILVDFYAPWCGHCKRLSPQLDEAAPVLAGLNEPIVLAKVNADKFTRLASKHDIDGYPTLKFFMHGVPMEYNGPRKADLLVQYLKKFVAPDVSILSSDSAINDFVEAAGTFFPIYIGFGLNETVITNLAVKYKKKAWFSVAKDFSDDAMVLYDFDKVPSLVALHPSYKQQSVFYGPFEDSFLGDFVKQNLLPLVVPLNYETLKLLKDEERKIVLTILNDENEDQSQDLIKLLKAAASANPDLVFSYVGVEQWEDFADKFEANHKTKLPKMIVWNGNEEYFLVIGVESLDAEDQGTQISRFLEGYREGRTERKTVKGPSFMDFIHSLVGIRTVYILVFIVAMMMLIQSIGKEDDMPRVGSQDAVDHAGSSEAESSRYGLEKKED; this is translated from the exons ATGCGTTTGCCCATGATCATATTCCTGGTGTTAACGATCTGGAAAGCAGGAAATGGTTCGAGAGCAAATGAGTTAAAGGCGGATGGGAAAGTGTTGGAGTTGGATGAATCCAACTTTGACTCCGCTATTTCATCATTCGATTACATCCTCGTCGACTTCTACGCTCCCTGGTGCGGTCACTGCAAACGCCTTTCCCCccag TTAGATGAGGCAGCTCCTGTTCTTGCTGGATTGAATGAGCCAATAGTTTTAGCTAAAGTTAATGCTGACAAGTTTACCCGTCTTGCTAGTAAACATGATATCGA TGGCTATCCTACCCTCAAGTTCTTTATGCATGGAGTTCCTATGGAGTATAATGGACCAAGGAAAGCAGATTTACTTGTTCAATATCTGAAGAAATTCGTTGCTCCTGATGTGTCTATTCTTAGTTCAGATTCTGCCATTAATGATTTTGTTGAAGCAGCTGGTACTTTCTTTCCTATATACATAGGTTTTGGCTTGAATGAAACAGTGATAACTAATTTAGCTGTTAAGTACAAGAAAAAGGCCTGGTTTTCGGTGGCAAAGGATTTCTCTGATGATGCCATGGTGTTGTATGACTTTGACAAAGTTCCTTCTTTGGTAGCTCTTCATCCAAGCTATAAGCAGCAAAGCGTCTTCTATGGCCCATTTGAAG ATTCATTTTTGGGGGATTTTGTAAAACAGAATTTGCTTCCTCTGGTGGTGCCCTTGAACTACGAGACATTGAAGCTATTGAAAGATGAGGAGAGGAAAATTGTCCTGACAATCTTAAATGATGAGAATGAAGACCAATCACAGGACTTGATCAAGTTATTAAAGGCTGCTGCATCTGCTAATCCTGATTTGGTATTTAGTTATGTTGGGGTTGAGCAATGGGAAGACTTTGCTGATAAATTTGAGGCCAACCATAAGACAAAGTTGCCAAAAATGATTGTTTGGAACGGAAATGAGGAGTACTTTTTG GTTATTGGTGTTGAAAGCCTTGATGCTGAAGATCAGGGGACCCAAATCTCACGATTCCTAGAAGGATATAGAGAAGGAAGAATAGAAAGGAAAACAGTTAAAGGGCCATCATTTATGGACTTCATCCATTCATTAGTTGGCATCAGAACTGTGTACATACTCGTCTTTATTGTTGCAATGATGATGCTTATACAAAGCATTGGGAAAGAAGACGATATGCCCAGGGTTGGCAGCCAGGATGCAGTTGATCATGCTGGGAGCTCTGAGGCTGAAAGCAGTCGGTACGGACTTGAGAAGAAAGAAGATTAA